A genomic window from Rhea pennata isolate bPtePen1 chromosome 12, bPtePen1.pri, whole genome shotgun sequence includes:
- the IL17RD gene encoding interleukin-17 receptor D, which yields MESQPFINLKFETDYFVKIVPFPSIKNESNYHPFFFRTRPCELLLQPENLVCKPYWKPRNLNVTQQGFNMQVSFDHAPHSFGFRYYFLHYKLKHEGSFKQKTCKQEQNTDTTSCILQNVSPGDYIIELVDDTNTTRRTMHYVLKPVHSPWAGPIRAIAITVPLVVISAFATLFTVMCRKKQQENIYSHLDEESSESSAYAAVLHVERLHPRPKVFICYSSKDCQKHINVIQCFAYFLQDFCGCEVALDLWEDLKICKEGQKEWLIKKINESQFIIIVCSKGMKYFIEKKNWKHRGVTKDAGKGELFLFAVSTVAEKLRHAKQNSNDLCKFIAVYFDYSCEGDIPGILDLSTKYKLMDDLPQLYSHLHSRDLSLQDSELFPVNISKRNYFRSKSGRSLYVAICNMHQFIDQEPDWFEKQLIPFPPSPLCYSEPVLEKFDSGLVLNDLVSKQMMDGDFYLRTDGNVSVVNSDSNCVIQHLNLGEDIETQDIQGGNAVLQPLLHVVKASNLTDMPRDSGIYDSSVPSSELSLPLMEGLLTDQIETSSVTESVSSSSGLGEEEPPVITATKFLVPGIYKAELHCHIHTDELQAIAPL from the exons ATGGAATCTCAGCCTTTTATAAATCTGAAGTTTGAAACAGATTACTTTGTAAAGattgttccttttccttccattaaAAATGAGAGTAATTATCACCCGTTTTTCTTCCGAACTCGAC CATGTGAATTGTTGCTACAGCCAGAAAACCTTGTCTGCAAACCTT ACTGGAAGCCAAGGAATCTGAATGTCACCCAGCAAGGCTTTAACATGCAAGTGTCTTTTGATCATGCACCGCACAGCTTTGGGTTTCGATATTACTTTCTTCATTACAAACTTAAGCATGAAGGATCATTTAAGCAGAAGACCTGCAAACAG GAGCAAAACACAGACACTACAAGTTGCATTCTTCAGAACGTATCTCCAGGGGATTATATAATTGAG CTGGTGGATGACACTAACACAACAAGGAGAACAATGCATTATGTACTAAAACCAG tacatTCTCCATGGGCTGGACCAATAAGAGCTATTGCCATTACAGTCCCCTTAGTGGTCATTTCAGCATTTGCAACGCTTTTCACAGTGATGTGCCGCAAGAAACAGCAAG aaaatatatattcccATCTAGATGAGGAGAGCTCAGAATCTTCAGCATATGCTGCAGTGCTCCATGTGGAAAGACTTCATCCCCGGCCAAAAGTGTTCATCTGCTATTCCAGTAAAGATTGCCAGAAACACATTAATGTCATCCAATGCTTCGCTTATTTTCTTCAGGACTTTTGTGGCTGTGAG gtgGCTCTAGATTTATGGGAAGATCTAAAAATTTGTAAGGAAGGGCAGAAAGAGTGgcttattaagaaaataaatgagtcCCAATTTATCATCATTGTGTGTTCCAAGGGAATGAAATActtcattgaaaaaaagaactggaaacaCAGAGGGGTAACCAAAGATGCAGGGAAAGGAGAACTCTTTCTGTTTGCTGTGTCAACGGTTGCGGAGAAACTTCGTCACGCAAAGCAGAATTCAAATGACCTCTGCAAGTTCATCGCAGTCTACTTTGATTATTCCTGTGAAGGAGACATCCCTGGTATTCTGGATCTAAGTACAAAATACAAACTTATGGATGATCTTCCTCAACTTTATTCACATTTACACTCCAGAGATCTTAGCCTACAGGATTCAGAACTGTTTCCTGTGAACATTAGtaaaaggaattatttcagGAGCAAATCTGGACGGTCCCTTTATGTTGCTATTTGCAATATGCATCAGTTCATTGATCAGGAACCAGACTGGTTTGAGAAACAATTAattccttttcctccatctcctttATGCTACTCAGAGCCTGTTCTGGAAAAATTTGACTCAGGCTTGGTTTTAAATGATTTAGTGAGTAAACAGATGATGGATGGTGATTTTTACCTGAGAACAGATGGAAATGTTTCAGTTGTAAATTCAGACTCTAACTGTGTAATTCAGCACTTAAACCTTGGAGAAGATATAGAAACTCAAGACATTCAAGGTGGCAACGCTGTTCTTCAGCCATTGCTGCATGTTGTTAAAGCTTCCAATCTTACAGATATGCCTCGAGATTCTGGAATCTATGATTCATCTGTTCCTTCCTCTGAATTATCTTTACCTTTAATGGAAGGACTGTTGACAGACCAAATTGAAACATCTTCTGTTACAGAAAGTGTTTCTTCATCATCAGGTTTAG